The Sebastes fasciatus isolate fSebFas1 chromosome 4, fSebFas1.pri, whole genome shotgun sequence genome window below encodes:
- the LOC141766756 gene encoding dynein axonemal intermediate chain 4-like: MRRNSWMPNSSSVAFNNADSGQSQKRDSLTRRSSLLVDACNRKPSICNRRPSIRNRKRSQAPRGVVRVLDDDGKDVTPLPLYHEEPGDMQPKPGCRMTLDEIFFGLGPDQRKLSSSANVVSFSSLMGSSRLPSQSTAGSWTVGTEDSISKLDMQIYLPASSMVQRKSLNVKQHVTEEMLDEEVDVCLTETDTISLLDIPSAFMPEDADDAEDILESNIQYAELCKSRIGSDKYVVRSTQTFKGAPKHKQTQTNETFMVDEGTSASIWNIYDSFCDQSETPESEKAAGYPESTVNTSKGQEKRGQQSNSSDTISNSYTGSTISSQLEMEMCGESVNAESDLQLIMLSESFQHSLLVIERSILADVFQPKLAAYRQLPILEDPDSPVKPEAEEQSEESSSTPTLERLWAFSCELTRGCNITSMAWNKENQDLLAVSYDDCTSCNNKPGLICCWTLKNPTWPERVFNCHSRVTCLDFSASNPGQLAVGMYDGTVAVYNVQSRDNVTCIDSSECPIKHLLPVWQVNWAKQQLTLSEVNGEALVSVSEDGRICKWFFCSKGLECIDLMELKNCEKKATGLWRVTSFLSAPVTAGLCFDFHPTDSSIYLAGTREGPIHKCSVSTNECYLATYKKHFRNVNDIKWSPFSPDVFLSCSSDWTIQLWKQDRFTPVLSFTSTQRAVHAITWSPNWSAVFAAINGEQVEIWDLNSSILDPTIVHHAAVGVKVTSMLFATRTDCLLVGESDGQVTVYQLKNLNVGEGKQVDSLEEIIRSAM, translated from the exons atgagGAGAAATAGTTGGATGCCTAATTC ATCTTCTGTAGCATTTAATAATGCAGATTCTGGACAAAGTCAAAAGAGAGACTCGCTAACCAGAAGAAGTTCCCTGTTGGTCGATGCCTGCAACAGGAAACCTAGTATCTGCAACAGGAGACCTAGTATCCGCAACAGGAAACGGAGTCAAGCTCCCAGAGGAGTAGTTCgg GTGTTGGACGATGACGGTAAAGACGTCACTCCTCTGCCCCTGTATCATGAAGAGCCAGGAGACATGCAGCCCAAACCAGGCTGCAGAATGACTCTGGATGAAATCTTTTTCGGCTTAGGACCAGACCAAAGGAAATTGTCTTCAAGCGCCAATGTGGTCTCTTTCAG CTCATTGATGGGAAGCAGCCGACTACCCAGCCAGTCAACCGCAGGTTCATGGACTGTAGGGACTGAGGATAGTATTTCTAAACTGGACATGCAAATATACCTACCAGCTTCAAGCA TGGTGCAGAGGAAAAGTCTCAATGTGAAACAACATGTGACAGAAGAGATGTTGGATGAGGAAGTAGATGTCTGCCTCACAGAGACAGATACCATTTCACTGCTGGACATACCCAGTGCCTTTATGCCAGAGGATGCTGATGATGCAGAAGATATTCT AGAGAGCAACATTCAATATGCTGAGCTTTGCAAGAGCAGAATTGGCAGCGATAAATATGTGGTACGGTCAACGCAGACATTCAAGGGAGCCCCTAAACACAAACAGACCCAGACTAACGAGACCTTCATGGTGGATGAAG GCACAAGTGCTTCTATCTGGAACATCTATGACTCTTTCTGTGACCAAAGTGAAACCCCTGAAAGTGAGAAGGCTGCTGGCTATCCAGAGAGTACTGTGAACACCAGCAAAGGTCAAGAGAAGAGAGGACAACAGAGCAACAGCAGCGACACAATCAGCAACAGCTATACCG GCAGCACCATCAGCTCACAGTTAGAAATGGAAATGTGCGGGGAGAGTGTAAATGCTGAGTCCGACCTACAACTGATCATGTTGTCAGAGTCATTTCAACACAGCTTGTTAGTGATTGAGAGGAGCATCCTGGCAGACGTCTTTCAACCCAAGCTGGCTGCTTACAGACAGCTGCCCATACTTGAAG ACCCTGACAGCCCAGTGAAGCCCGAGGCCGAGGAACAGAGCGAGGAGAGCTCTTCAACTCCAACTCTGGAGCGTCTCTGGGCTTTCAGCTGCGAGCTCACCAGAGGATGCAACATTACCAGCATGGCCTGGAACAAGGAAAACCAG GATCTCCTGGCAGTGAGCTACGATGACTGTACCTCCTGTAACAATAAACCAGGTTTGATCTGCTGCTGGACCCTCAAAAACCCTACG TGGCCGGAGCGTGTCTTCAACTGTCACAGTCGTGTGACATGCTTGGATTTCTCAGCCAGCAACCCCGGCCAGCTGGCTGTGGGGATGTACGATGGCACCGTAGCCGTCTACAATGTCCAGAGTCGGGACAACGTCACATGTATCGACAGCAG tGAGTGTCCCATAAAGCACCTGCTTCCAGTGTGGCAGGTCAACTGGGCCAAACAACAGTTAACATTATCAGAGGTTAATGGAGAAGCTCTCGTCTCTGTGTCAGAAGATGGCAGGATTTGCAAGTGGTTCTTCTGCAGCAAAGGTCTTGAGTGCATAG ACCTGATGGAGCTAAAGAATTGTGAGAAGAAAGCTACAGGATTATGGAGGGTGACCAGTTTTCTGTCAGCACCAGTGACTGCTGGTCTTTGTTTTGACTTCCATCCTACA GATTCCAGTATCTATCTGGCTGGCACACGGGAGGGCCCCATCCACAAGTGCTCCGTCTCCACCAATGAGTGTTATCTGGCCACTtataaaaaacacttt cgcAACGTGAACGACATTAAATGGTCTCCGTTTAGTCCTGATGTGTTCCTGAGCTGCTCCTCTGACTGGACCATCCAGCTGTGGAAGCAGGACCGCTTCACCCCCGTGTTGAGCTTCACTTCCACCCAGAGGGCCGTGCATGCCATCACGTGGTCCCCAAACTGGTCCGCAGTATTTGCAGCCATTAATGGAGAGCAGGTGGAGATCTGGGACCTGAACTCAAGCAT CCTGGACCCAACCATTGTGCACCACGCTGCAGTTGGTGTGAAGGTGACGTCCATGCTGTTTGCCACAAGGACAGACTGTTTATTGGTCGGGGAAAGCGATGGCCAAGTAACTGTCTATCAGCTCAAGAACCTCAATGTGGGAGAAGGCAAGCAG GTGGACAGTTTGGAAGAAATCATTCGTTCTGCAATGTAG